A stretch of DNA from Planctomycetaceae bacterium:
TTCGGAACGTTGCCGGCAAAGATGCGAATCGCCGGCGCGCCCATGATCGCTGCGTAGTCGATCCAGTCGCGGCAGTCGGCAAGCTGTCTGTCGCGAGCCTCACCTTCGGCCACGCAGAAGTCATTCCCGATCGCCGTTCCGGAAATTGTCAGCCCCAGGCGGTGAGTCAGCTGCCTGATACTCAGCAGGTAGTCAGTCGTGATCTCCTTCGGAAAGTAATAACCGGTCAGCTCGGTCGCCCCGAGTTGCTGTTCGGCGCAGAACCGGATGAAGTCTTCCAGTGTCATCTTCGCCTTTGCGATGTCCTCCGGCGTGCCTCGCCGCGGCAGCAGGCGATTGAAGCTGTAGGCCGCCAGACTGAGCTTCATGTGTGACCCCGGAATGTGGTCGGGCGGGTCGGCAGCGACGGCAGGGAATGCGAACGACGGAACCGAGGCTGCGGCAACGGCTGCTCCAAGGAAACTGCGGCGAGTTACAGTCATGATCGTGTCTCCGGTGGCGGGCCGTCGACCGACGGCGGAACGGTACGGGCTGGATGTTTGCGTCACCAGTTGACTGACGTCCGCCGTCGTTGTCCAGCGTCGCCGACGGATTGAGCACCGCGCGCAACGGTCACGCTGGAAAACGTCCGTGTGACGCACGGGTGAAATCGCTCCCGTCGACGGGTGCATCGAATCACCTTTGACCCCTATCAGAACCTTGACCCTTCCCGGCCGTGACAGGATCATCTGTTTCCATGAATGCAACACGATCACGACACATCGCCGGAACCGGCACATCACAGAAATCATCGGGACGGTCTCGCTCGCGCGGGCTGGGCGTCCTCTCGGTGCTGGCAGTTTTGGTGTCGTGCGTTTCTCGCGCATCGGCCGACGATCCCGCCGCGCCGCAGATCACGCGAGTCTTTCCGCCGGGAGCACAAATCGGAACGACGGTTGCTGTCGAATTGAAAGGGAAGCCCGGAACTCTTCCTGTCAGCGCCTGGAGTTCCTCTGAGGCGGTCGACTGTCAGGTTTCCGAAGACGGCACTTCGGCAAACATCGCAGTTTCTGAAACTGCATCTCCGGGTCTCTGCTGGCTGCGATTCCACAACACCGCAGGTGCTGCCAGCCTGCTGCCGTTTGTCATCGGCACCGCTCCGGAAACGACGGAAACCGAACCCAACGATCGCGTCGCTGAGTCAGGAAGCTGTTACACCGGCAGTGTCGTCATCAACGGAGTTCTGTCGAAAACCGATGACGTTGACTGCGCTGCCGTACAGT
This window harbors:
- a CDS encoding sugar phosphate isomerase/epimerase family protein, which codes for MTVTRRSFLGAAVAAASVPSFAFPAVAADPPDHIPGSHMKLSLAAYSFNRLLPRRGTPEDIAKAKMTLEDFIRFCAEQQLGATELTGYYFPKEITTDYLLSIRQLTHRLGLTISGTAIGNDFCVAEGEARDRQLADCRDWIDYAAIMGAPAIRIFAGNVPKGDTEEAAVERCVDGINQSLDYAATKGVFLALENHGGITSTPDQILKIVHGVKDSPWFGINFDSGNFRTDDPYRDLERIAPYAVNAQIKVAVSINGTQQPADLKRTVEILKAANYRGFLALEYEESADPFTEIPRYLAELRELIEA